In Methylomonas sp. ZR1, one DNA window encodes the following:
- the glnL gene encoding nitrogen regulation protein NR(II) codes for MHKKILDHLNEAILLFDKDLRLTYINPAGEMLLADSAKHLLGQTAHKLFKTAHNTLFNDLLPRLYLLEPLVDRELILERLSQSITVNLSATPLLEDGKLSEILIELQQVDRHLRITKEEQLLAQQNTSRMLVRGLAHEIKNPLGGLRGAAQLLDLELQDPELKEYTQIIIAESDRLQDLMDKMLGPNKPAHKSQLNIHEVLERVRHLVSVEAAHGIMLHTNYDPSIPEIFADKNQLIQAILNIVRNAVQAVQNHGVITIKTRVQRHMTIGRKRYKLTVKIDIIDNGPGIKPELMGQIFYPMITGRAEGTGLGLSIAQSLINQHNGLIECESEPGNTVFSIYLPLETNHANT; via the coding sequence GTGCACAAAAAGATACTGGATCATTTAAACGAAGCAATCCTGCTGTTCGACAAGGACTTGCGCCTGACCTATATCAATCCCGCCGGCGAAATGCTGCTTGCCGACAGCGCCAAGCATTTGCTCGGCCAAACGGCGCACAAACTGTTCAAAACCGCGCACAACACGCTATTTAACGATTTATTACCGCGCTTGTATTTGCTCGAGCCGCTGGTCGATAGAGAATTAATCCTAGAACGGCTCAGCCAATCGATTACGGTTAACCTCAGCGCCACGCCCTTGCTCGAGGATGGGAAATTAAGCGAAATCCTGATCGAACTGCAACAGGTAGACCGACATTTGCGGATCACCAAAGAAGAACAGTTGCTGGCCCAGCAAAACACCAGCCGCATGCTGGTGCGCGGCCTGGCGCATGAAATCAAGAACCCGCTAGGTGGTTTGCGCGGCGCAGCACAATTGTTGGACCTGGAATTGCAAGATCCTGAATTAAAGGAATATACGCAAATCATTATCGCCGAATCGGACCGCTTGCAGGATCTGATGGACAAAATGCTCGGCCCCAACAAACCTGCGCATAAAAGCCAGCTGAACATTCACGAGGTATTGGAACGGGTCCGACATCTGGTTTCGGTGGAGGCCGCCCACGGCATTATGCTGCATACCAATTACGATCCGAGCATCCCGGAGATCTTCGCCGACAAAAACCAGCTGATCCAGGCCATACTCAATATCGTCCGCAACGCCGTACAAGCCGTGCAAAACCATGGCGTGATTACGATAAAAACCCGGGTGCAGCGGCATATGACTATAGGCCGCAAACGCTACAAGCTGACCGTGAAAATCGACATTATCGATAATGGTCCGGGCATTAAACCCGAGCTGATGGGACAGATTTTTTATCCGATGATCACCGGCCGCGCCGAGGGTACCGGACTTGGCCTGTCGATTGCTCAATCTTTGATCAACCAGCATAACGGCTTGATTGAATGCGAAAGCGAGCCGGGCAATACCGTATTTTCCATCTACCTACCTTTGGAGACGAATCATGCAAATACCTGA
- the dctA gene encoding C4-dicarboxylate transporter DctA, with protein MNSENVSKPPSSQAASPSARLYLWVLLAIVAGGLFGYLDAEHAISLKPIGDGFISLIKMLIGPVVFCTIVLGIAGADDMKKAGRVGVKALLYFEIVSTFALALGVMVANLLKPGQGFNVDPATLDAQAVSGYVKQASQQSTADFLLHIIPKTFTDAFTGSGDLLQVLLVAVLFGFALQQMGSAGRSVYVFIEECSHIFFAMMSVIMKLAPFGAGAAMAFTIGKYGVAALKPLAALMGSFYLTCALFIVLILGSIAALTGFNIFRLLRYIKEEMLLVLGTSSSESALVPLMNKLEKLGCSRSVVGLVIPSGYSFNLDGTNIYLTMAALFVAQALNVDLSLSQQLTLLMVAMLTSKGASGVTGAGFITLAATLAVVPAVPVAALSLILGIDRFMSEARALTNIVGNAVATIVVSHSEGELDREKMRAQLGQNRSSQGV; from the coding sequence ATGAACTCGGAAAACGTCAGCAAACCGCCATCGTCACAAGCAGCCAGCCCCTCCGCCCGGCTTTATCTATGGGTTCTATTGGCTATCGTTGCCGGCGGCCTGTTCGGTTACCTGGACGCCGAACACGCTATCTCGCTCAAACCCATAGGAGACGGCTTTATCAGCCTGATCAAGATGCTGATAGGCCCGGTGGTGTTTTGCACTATTGTGCTGGGCATCGCCGGTGCCGACGATATGAAAAAGGCTGGCCGGGTGGGCGTCAAAGCCTTGCTGTATTTTGAGATTGTCTCGACTTTCGCGCTGGCGCTGGGTGTGATGGTGGCCAATCTGCTCAAGCCCGGCCAAGGCTTTAATGTCGATCCGGCCACGCTGGATGCGCAGGCGGTGTCCGGCTATGTGAAACAAGCCAGCCAGCAAAGCACCGCCGACTTTTTGCTGCACATCATCCCTAAAACCTTTACCGACGCCTTCACCGGTTCCGGCGATTTGCTGCAAGTGTTACTGGTGGCGGTGTTGTTTGGGTTTGCCTTGCAGCAAATGGGCAGCGCCGGCAGATCGGTGTATGTGTTTATCGAAGAATGCTCGCACATCTTTTTTGCGATGATGAGCGTGATCATGAAGCTGGCGCCGTTCGGGGCCGGCGCGGCGATGGCGTTTACCATCGGCAAATACGGCGTCGCGGCATTGAAACCGCTGGCCGCGCTGATGGGTAGCTTTTATCTGACCTGCGCGTTGTTTATCGTCTTGATACTGGGCAGCATAGCCGCGCTGACCGGCTTCAATATTTTTCGACTGCTGCGTTATATCAAGGAAGAAATGTTGCTGGTTCTGGGCACTTCTTCGTCGGAATCGGCGCTGGTGCCGCTGATGAATAAGCTGGAAAAACTGGGCTGCTCGCGTTCGGTGGTGGGCTTGGTGATACCGTCCGGCTACTCGTTCAATCTGGACGGTACCAATATTTATCTGACCATGGCCGCTCTATTCGTTGCCCAGGCCTTGAACGTCGATTTAAGCCTATCGCAGCAATTGACCTTGCTAATGGTAGCGATGCTGACCAGCAAAGGCGCGTCCGGTGTCACCGGCGCCGGCTTTATCACCTTGGCGGCTACACTGGCGGTAGTGCCGGCGGTACCGGTCGCGGCACTTTCGCTGATCCTGGGCATAGACCGCTTTATGTCGGAAGCGCGGGCCTTGACCAATATCGTCGGCAATGCGGTAGCGACGATAGTGGTGTCGCATTCGGAAGGCGAGCTGGATAGGGAAAAGATGCGGGCACAGCTTGGTCAAAACCGATCAAGCCAGGGTGTCTAA
- a CDS encoding DUF5677 domain-containing protein, giving the protein MQKILATWAGLSSHFIGDCFDIAKPYLDKQYGGMDAYVRFVSSHLFIDCHLSSESSLLLIREAKEWDADIINRSVMEGTIKYVFLMDGKSSDIQIKAYEYWEQLPNYMAIKHHERASNFLNEVPNPDDPEWIPFKKLLLTEQEIDSLRNGTNRADRNKLEQKWSFSEITKSFSVSQSKGLRLLVHLAHGYGMSSHLIHKDGDGVGMVWERYGRNQDEQFAVKLAHCARIVSDLCTFSKLRLFWLLKFCNQKTDVIHNIEERYQILFDELRKAGQNFTKVEYEEELNNVK; this is encoded by the coding sequence ATGCAGAAGATACTAGCTACTTGGGCGGGGCTTTCGAGTCATTTTATCGGCGATTGCTTTGATATAGCCAAACCATACCTGGATAAGCAGTATGGAGGTATGGATGCATATGTTAGATTTGTTAGCTCGCATTTATTTATTGATTGTCATTTGAGTAGTGAAAGCTCGTTGCTTTTGATTAGAGAGGCTAAGGAGTGGGATGCTGATATTATCAATAGATCTGTCATGGAAGGGACAATTAAGTATGTCTTTCTCATGGACGGAAAATCCTCTGATATACAGATCAAAGCATATGAGTATTGGGAGCAGCTCCCAAATTATATGGCTATAAAGCATCACGAGCGGGCATCAAATTTTTTGAACGAAGTGCCGAACCCGGATGATCCAGAATGGATTCCCTTTAAAAAACTCCTCTTAACTGAACAGGAAATAGATTCATTAAGAAATGGAACCAACCGGGCAGATAGAAACAAGCTTGAACAAAAGTGGTCATTTTCCGAAATAACTAAAAGCTTTAGCGTAAGTCAATCCAAAGGGCTGCGCTTATTAGTACATCTTGCACATGGTTATGGCATGAGTAGTCACCTGATTCATAAAGACGGTGATGGCGTTGGTATGGTTTGGGAACGATATGGCCGCAATCAAGATGAGCAGTTTGCGGTGAAGCTAGCGCACTGTGCCAGAATTGTTTCAGATCTCTGTACATTCTCTAAGCTAAGACTATTTTGGCTTCTGAAGTTTTGCAATCAGAAAACTGATGTCATTCATAACATTGAAGAACGCTACCAAATTCTCTTCGATGAATTGAGAAAGGCAGGACAGAATTTCACAAAAGTAGAGTATGAAGAAGAACTTAACAATGTCAAATAA
- the putA gene encoding bifunctional proline dehydrogenase/L-glutamate gamma-semialdehyde dehydrogenase PutA, which yields MSNANRLAKLRRRINQAFTQAEPQAIASLIARLGDYDSQAICACSQALIEAVRAKHKQPGIFEAFLHEYSLNSDEGIVLMSIAEALLRIPDSDTQNLFLRDKLADADWYSHWLHSDSLSVNLASGALWMSGKMEELVRQRVVDGLLSRLGEPLIRTAIKQAMQHMAEHFVIAENINAAIERAGRNPAYRYSFDMLGEAALTEEDAERYFAAYRRAIESLAESANAELFANPDISIKLSALYPRYEPFQQRYAVPVISDKLLALTKLAREANISVTVDAEEAERLDMSLDIFAAVFNDPALASWPGFGLAVQAYQKRALAVIDWLAALAESRQRIIPIRLVKGAYWDSEIKRAQENGWDDYPVFTRKPATDLSYLACARLILSKPQAFYPQFATHNAHSVAAIGELGKGHPGFEFQRLHGMGSALYDELLNQRPINCRVYAPVGSYRDLLPYLVRRLLENGANTSFINQIENPAISAAMLSADPLVQLDKVESKPLAVPAELFGAQRRNSEGLNLSDPEVLQQLQQELAAMSGQTWQAAPLIAGQQMRGEPHPVYSPHDQHSLVGEVVFSSANDIEQALQQATRAFDDWRLCPVATRAGYLQKAADLLEQQRLELVALCIREGGRTVRDALAEVREAVDLCRYYSACAVEQFAQPLRLPGPTGEDNQLFSVGRGVFVCISPWNFPIAIFIGQIAAALVAGNTVITKPALQTSLTAMACLRLLHSAGVPEQVLQFLPGDGAEIGRHLLIDERVAGVAFTGSSATAHLIKRQLASRNGAIATLIAETGGQNAMIADSSAHQEQLVADAMQSAFNSAGQRCSALRVLFLPEAIADSVIARLIGAMRLLRVGSPLDIATDVGPIIDQRALAALQQHIEKLEHDAKLLYQLPLTDDLTNGCFFPPTLAEIPALSFLDHEVFGPILHIARYPANELAKVVEAINASGYGLTLGIHSRINANMHYIQQHTRVGNIYINRNMIGAVVGVQPFGGMGLSGTGPKAGGPHYLQRFANEQTLTTNLTAIGGNPWLLRK from the coding sequence ATGAGCAACGCCAACCGTTTAGCCAAACTGCGCCGGCGCATCAATCAAGCATTTACCCAAGCAGAGCCGCAAGCCATCGCCAGCCTGATCGCCAGGTTGGGAGATTACGATAGCCAGGCAATATGCGCGTGTTCGCAAGCCTTGATAGAAGCGGTACGCGCCAAACACAAACAGCCCGGCATTTTCGAAGCCTTCTTGCACGAATACAGCCTGAACAGCGATGAAGGCATCGTGTTGATGAGCATCGCCGAAGCCCTGCTGCGGATTCCGGACAGCGACACGCAAAACCTGTTCTTGCGCGACAAACTCGCCGATGCCGATTGGTATAGCCACTGGCTGCATAGCGATTCGTTGTCGGTTAACCTGGCAAGCGGTGCGTTATGGATGAGCGGCAAAATGGAAGAACTGGTTCGGCAGCGGGTTGTCGATGGATTATTAAGCCGTCTGGGCGAGCCGCTGATCCGCACGGCGATCAAGCAAGCCATGCAGCATATGGCCGAACATTTCGTCATCGCCGAAAACATAAACGCGGCTATCGAACGAGCCGGCCGCAATCCGGCCTACCGCTATTCTTTCGATATGCTCGGCGAAGCAGCCCTGACCGAAGAGGACGCGGAACGCTATTTCGCGGCCTATCGCCGCGCCATTGAATCTCTAGCCGAATCAGCGAACGCCGAGTTATTCGCCAATCCCGACATTTCCATCAAGCTGTCGGCGTTATATCCGCGTTATGAGCCATTTCAGCAGCGTTATGCGGTGCCGGTAATCAGCGACAAGCTGTTGGCTTTGACCAAGCTGGCCCGCGAGGCGAATATTTCCGTGACTGTCGATGCGGAAGAAGCCGAACGGCTGGATATGTCTTTGGATATTTTCGCGGCGGTGTTTAACGATCCGGCGCTGGCCTCTTGGCCTGGTTTTGGTCTGGCGGTGCAGGCTTATCAAAAACGCGCGTTGGCGGTGATCGATTGGCTGGCGGCATTGGCCGAATCGCGGCAGCGCATCATTCCCATTCGCTTGGTAAAAGGCGCGTACTGGGATAGCGAGATCAAACGCGCCCAGGAAAACGGCTGGGACGACTACCCGGTGTTCACCCGCAAGCCTGCCACCGACTTGTCCTATCTGGCTTGCGCTCGGCTGATCCTGTCAAAGCCTCAGGCTTTTTATCCGCAATTTGCCACCCACAACGCCCATAGCGTGGCGGCGATTGGCGAGCTCGGCAAAGGCCACCCCGGGTTTGAATTCCAGCGTCTGCATGGCATGGGGAGCGCTTTGTATGATGAATTGCTCAATCAACGCCCGATCAATTGCCGCGTCTATGCGCCGGTCGGCAGTTACCGGGATTTGCTGCCGTATCTAGTCAGACGCTTGCTGGAGAACGGTGCGAATACCTCGTTTATCAATCAAATCGAAAATCCGGCGATTAGCGCCGCCATGCTATCCGCCGATCCATTGGTCCAGCTAGACAAGGTGGAATCTAAACCGCTTGCGGTTCCCGCTGAGTTATTCGGCGCGCAACGCCGGAATTCGGAGGGGCTGAATTTGAGCGATCCCGAAGTGTTACAGCAGTTGCAACAGGAATTGGCTGCCATGTCGGGCCAGACTTGGCAAGCCGCACCATTGATTGCTGGTCAACAAATGCGTGGCGAACCGCATCCGGTTTATAGCCCGCACGACCAACACAGCCTAGTTGGCGAGGTGGTGTTCAGTTCCGCAAATGATATAGAACAAGCCTTGCAACAAGCCACGCGCGCGTTCGATGACTGGCGTTTATGCCCGGTTGCAACCCGCGCCGGGTATCTGCAAAAAGCGGCGGATTTATTGGAACAGCAGCGCCTGGAATTGGTGGCGCTGTGCATACGCGAAGGCGGCCGAACCGTGCGCGATGCGCTGGCGGAAGTCAGAGAAGCGGTCGATCTATGCCGGTATTACTCGGCCTGCGCAGTCGAACAATTTGCGCAACCACTCCGCTTACCGGGTCCAACCGGTGAAGACAATCAATTATTTAGTGTCGGGCGCGGCGTGTTTGTCTGCATCAGTCCGTGGAATTTTCCGATTGCGATTTTCATCGGCCAAATCGCCGCCGCGTTGGTGGCCGGCAATACGGTGATCACGAAACCGGCGCTACAAACATCATTAACGGCCATGGCCTGTTTGCGCCTGTTGCATAGCGCCGGCGTCCCGGAACAGGTACTGCAGTTTTTGCCGGGCGACGGCGCCGAGATTGGTCGGCACTTGTTGATCGACGAGCGCGTCGCCGGCGTGGCGTTTACCGGTTCCAGTGCCACCGCCCATCTGATCAAACGGCAACTGGCGAGTCGTAACGGCGCCATCGCCACGCTTATTGCCGAAACCGGCGGGCAAAACGCGATGATCGCCGACAGCTCGGCGCATCAGGAACAGCTGGTCGCAGACGCAATGCAATCGGCGTTTAACAGCGCCGGCCAACGCTGCTCGGCGTTACGGGTGTTGTTTCTACCCGAGGCTATCGCCGACAGCGTCATTGCCCGCTTGATCGGCGCGATGCGCTTGCTGCGGGTCGGTTCACCGCTGGATATTGCCACCGACGTCGGCCCTATTATCGATCAACGCGCGTTAGCCGCCCTGCAACAGCACATCGAGAAGCTTGAACACGACGCCAAGCTGTTATATCAACTGCCCTTGACCGACGATCTAACAAACGGCTGTTTTTTTCCACCGACGTTAGCGGAAATACCGGCCCTATCCTTCCTTGACCACGAAGTGTTCGGCCCCATCCTGCATATTGCCCGTTACCCAGCCAACGAGCTGGCAAAAGTGGTCGAGGCCATCAATGCCAGCGGCTACGGCTTGACACTGGGCATTCACAGCCGCATCAACGCCAATATGCACTATATCCAACAGCACACGCGGGTCGGCAATATCTACATCAACCGCAACATGATAGGCGCGGTGGTGGGTGTGCAGCCGTTCGGCGGCATGGGCCTGTCCGGCACCGGGCCGAAAGCCGGCGGCCCCCACTACTTGCAACGCTTCGCCAACGAACAAACCCTGACCACCAACCTCACCGCTATCGGCGGCAATCCTTGGTTGTTGCGAAAATAA
- a CDS encoding alpha/beta hydrolase translates to MNNLVLEIVNARKPYRQRMQHARALAGLLVLLSLSGCMPMSYPPGAKINTAQLGENTFLTEDGASLPLRRWLPEAEPNAVIIALHGFNDYSHFFDAPGNYFSKLGIACFAYDQRGFGAAPQRGLWAGSDAYAQDLKQLTRLLKQRYPNKPLYLLGESMGGAIVITAMQQENMPDVAGIILAAPALWARSTMPWYQTSLLWTLAHSMPWLTLTGSGLEILPSDNIDMLRAMGRDPMVIKATRVETVYGLTNLMDAAFDSANSLRAHTLMLYGEKDEVIPKEPTYAFLQQMLTTDTAEKTVAIYQNGYHMLLRDLQAPTAWQDIVAWIKSGPNQLPSGADSRARQLLSKG, encoded by the coding sequence ATGAACAATCTTGTTTTGGAAATAGTGAACGCTCGCAAACCCTATCGACAACGCATGCAGCACGCCAGAGCCCTGGCCGGCTTGTTAGTGCTGCTCTCACTGAGCGGCTGCATGCCGATGAGCTATCCGCCCGGCGCCAAAATCAACACCGCACAGCTGGGAGAAAATACATTTCTCACGGAAGACGGCGCAAGTCTGCCGCTACGGCGGTGGCTGCCCGAGGCAGAGCCCAATGCAGTGATCATCGCGCTGCACGGCTTCAACGATTACAGTCACTTTTTCGATGCGCCGGGCAATTATTTCAGCAAACTCGGCATCGCCTGTTTCGCTTACGACCAACGCGGTTTCGGCGCGGCGCCGCAACGCGGTTTGTGGGCCGGCAGTGATGCATACGCGCAGGATTTAAAACAATTAACCCGACTGCTGAAACAGCGCTACCCAAACAAACCGCTTTACCTGCTGGGCGAAAGCATGGGCGGCGCGATTGTGATCACCGCCATGCAGCAGGAAAACATGCCGGACGTCGCCGGCATCATCCTGGCCGCACCGGCGCTATGGGCCAGATCAACCATGCCTTGGTATCAAACCAGTTTGCTGTGGACGCTGGCGCACAGCATGCCCTGGCTGACTTTGACCGGCAGCGGACTGGAAATTTTACCGTCGGATAATATCGATATGTTGCGGGCGATGGGCCGCGATCCGATGGTCATCAAAGCCACCCGGGTGGAAACGGTATATGGCTTAACCAACCTGATGGATGCGGCGTTCGATAGTGCAAACTCGCTAAGGGCTCATACCTTGATGCTGTACGGCGAGAAAGACGAAGTCATCCCCAAAGAACCGACTTACGCTTTCTTGCAGCAAATGCTGACTACCGATACCGCGGAAAAAACCGTTGCCATTTACCAAAATGGTTACCACATGCTGCTCCGCGACCTACAAGCCCCCACCGCCTGGCAGGATATCGTCGCCTGGATCAAATCCGGCCCGAACCAGCTGCCTTCCGGTGCGGACAGCCGCGCCCGGCAATTGTTGAGTAAGGGCTAA
- a CDS encoding type VI secretion system contractile sheath large subunit, translated as MSGRIDFTMGVNAGKTAKAGGDSSYRVYIFGNFSGAAVPWEQSKIRKIDVDNFEQVQAQVTPTLEVSSGITLQFPALEDFHPDAWLGKIKLLADLRTLKSELGNPNTAAQAAAKIQAFFPSISASEPAAPALATESQEDMLERLLGKKPEGAVAASDSLDSLLKQIVEPHVAKDANPQHRVLIDVIDAATAQFVKALLHRQDFQALEALWRATYELVHEEAADAQQLYLLDISQAQLLAELEKGGESVVQRLQQHIQTGDGEQDVLIVADYLFADNADDKALLGYCADLAAKCGAGFLAGAGNGLVVEALQNPSDWLAYRQQIQADSVILTYPRVLMRLPYGSKRDPLESLAFEECSNIPQTDELLWGNSAFLAARVLLRAAQDDATAEQFFFADVPAFSYELDGEQVLQPATEVVLNEVQANNLLAQNIMPVVSYRQRQGLRLLGLDTLA; from the coding sequence ATGTCAGGCAGAATTGATTTTACGATGGGTGTTAACGCCGGAAAAACGGCCAAGGCCGGCGGCGACAGTAGCTACCGGGTTTATATTTTCGGCAATTTTTCCGGTGCCGCCGTGCCTTGGGAGCAAAGCAAAATCCGCAAAATCGATGTCGATAACTTTGAGCAAGTGCAGGCGCAAGTTACACCGACACTGGAAGTCAGTTCGGGCATCACGCTGCAATTTCCGGCGCTGGAGGATTTTCATCCCGATGCCTGGTTGGGGAAAATCAAGCTGCTGGCCGATTTGCGGACTTTAAAATCGGAACTGGGCAACCCCAATACCGCCGCGCAGGCGGCGGCGAAAATTCAGGCCTTTTTTCCCTCGATAAGCGCCAGCGAACCAGCCGCCCCCGCATTGGCAACGGAAAGCCAGGAGGATATGCTGGAACGCCTGCTGGGGAAAAAACCGGAAGGCGCGGTCGCGGCATCCGATTCCTTGGATAGTTTGTTGAAACAGATTGTGGAGCCGCATGTCGCCAAGGACGCTAATCCGCAGCATCGGGTTTTAATCGATGTGATCGACGCCGCCACCGCACAGTTTGTGAAAGCCCTGTTACACCGGCAGGATTTTCAAGCGTTGGAAGCTTTGTGGCGGGCGACGTATGAGTTGGTGCATGAAGAAGCCGCCGACGCGCAACAACTCTATTTGCTGGATATTAGCCAAGCCCAATTGTTGGCGGAGTTGGAAAAAGGCGGCGAGAGCGTGGTTCAGCGTTTGCAGCAACATATTCAAACCGGTGACGGCGAGCAGGATGTGTTGATCGTGGCCGATTATCTGTTTGCCGATAATGCGGACGACAAAGCCTTGCTCGGTTATTGTGCGGATTTAGCCGCTAAATGCGGGGCGGGTTTTCTGGCGGGCGCAGGGAACGGTTTGGTGGTCGAGGCATTGCAGAATCCGTCGGATTGGCTAGCATATCGCCAACAGATCCAGGCCGATAGTGTGATCTTGACCTATCCCCGCGTGCTGATGCGTTTACCTTATGGCAGCAAACGCGATCCACTGGAGAGCTTGGCGTTTGAAGAGTGTAGTAATATCCCGCAGACCGACGAGTTGTTGTGGGGAAATTCGGCCTTTTTAGCGGCCAGGGTGTTGTTGAGAGCTGCCCAGGATGACGCCACCGCGGAGCAATTCTTTTTTGCCGATGTGCCGGCGTTTAGCTACGAACTGGACGGCGAGCAGGTATTGCAGCCGGCGACGGAAGTGGTGTTGAACGAAGTGCAGGCGAATAATCTATTGGCGCAAAACATCATGCCGGTAGTCAGCTATCGGCAACGGCAAGGGCTGCGCTTACTGGGGTTAGACACCCTGGCTTGA
- a CDS encoding exodeoxyribonuclease III, protein MLRIISVNLNGIRSATRKGFYDWLDTQNPDFVCLQELKAQAGDMTAEMLTPKGLHGYFHYAEKKGYSGVGIYSKQPADNVIEGLGHADIDSEGRYLEVQVGNLSVISLYLPSGSSSEERQTVKYSVMERFYPHLADLKASGREVVICGDWNIAHTEADLKNWRGNQKNSGFLPAERSWMTQIYDELGWVDVYRRLHPDATDACYTWWSNRGQAWAKNVGWRIDYQVATPGIANRAQSTSIFKEQRFSDHAPLIVDYAD, encoded by the coding sequence ATGCTCCGCATCATCTCCGTCAATCTAAACGGCATTCGGTCGGCAACCAGAAAAGGTTTTTACGACTGGTTAGACACCCAAAATCCAGACTTCGTCTGCCTACAAGAACTTAAAGCCCAGGCCGGCGATATGACAGCCGAGATGCTGACACCGAAAGGCCTGCACGGCTATTTTCATTATGCCGAAAAGAAAGGCTACAGCGGCGTCGGTATCTACAGCAAACAGCCGGCCGATAACGTCATTGAGGGCTTGGGCCATGCGGACATCGATAGCGAAGGCCGCTATCTGGAAGTGCAAGTCGGCAATCTATCGGTCATTTCCCTGTATCTGCCTTCCGGCTCCAGTAGCGAAGAGCGACAAACCGTCAAATACAGCGTGATGGAACGCTTCTATCCGCATCTTGCCGACTTGAAAGCCAGCGGCCGGGAAGTGGTCATTTGCGGCGACTGGAATATCGCCCATACGGAAGCCGATTTGAAAAACTGGCGCGGCAACCAGAAAAACTCCGGGTTTTTACCGGCGGAACGGTCCTGGATGACCCAAATATATGATGAGCTCGGCTGGGTAGATGTTTATCGCAGACTACATCCAGACGCTACCGACGCCTGCTACACGTGGTGGAGCAATCGTGGCCAGGCTTGGGCCAAAAATGTCGGTTGGCGAATCGATTACCAAGTCGCCACGCCGGGTATCGCCAATCGTGCACAGTCAACCAGCATTTTTAAAGAGCAACGCTTCAGCGACCATGCGCCATTGATCGTTGATTACGCAGACTAG
- a CDS encoding ParB N-terminal domain-containing protein → MLATKRYEYLPIDQIEFHHTLTNHRELDRAKVAHLEKDIVVNGLFEPLVVWERNNREYYLVGGFHRMEAIQGIRRANPGYFDRVDVRIVTGDPDEIKALNLKLNSDRVDTRITDYFQTVIYLNNANWSRERIAEFFDKSVSWIDDIIRYAPLTTEAMREKLAGGELSWARARDILRKALNAPPGNEKAIIESELSRPAQPAAKPLPFRTAIKHLSSAVKADPKRTFKVSTQDVYALVLALRGKNVDQEAIERVRKAFPVLWDDE, encoded by the coding sequence ATGCTAGCCACCAAACGCTATGAATATCTTCCCATCGACCAAATCGAATTTCACCACACCCTCACCAACCACAGAGAACTGGATCGGGCGAAAGTCGCGCATTTGGAAAAAGACATCGTGGTCAATGGCTTGTTCGAACCGTTAGTGGTGTGGGAGCGCAACAACCGCGAATATTATCTGGTCGGCGGCTTTCACCGCATGGAAGCCATTCAAGGTATCCGCCGCGCCAATCCCGGCTATTTCGACAGAGTGGACGTCAGAATCGTCACCGGCGATCCGGACGAGATCAAGGCACTGAATCTGAAGCTGAATTCCGACCGGGTCGATACCCGCATCACCGATTATTTTCAAACGGTGATTTACTTGAACAATGCCAACTGGTCCAGGGAGCGCATCGCCGAATTCTTCGACAAAAGCGTCAGCTGGATTGACGACATCATTCGCTACGCGCCACTGACGACGGAAGCCATGCGCGAAAAACTGGCGGGTGGAGAGCTATCCTGGGCCAGGGCCCGCGACATCTTGCGTAAAGCCTTAAACGCACCGCCCGGCAACGAAAAAGCGATTATCGAAAGCGAACTGTCTCGGCCAGCGCAACCGGCCGCCAAGCCTTTGCCGTTCCGCACGGCCATCAAACACCTATCGAGCGCCGTTAAAGCTGATCCCAAACGCACGTTTAAAGTCAGCACTCAGGATGTTTACGCGCTGGTACTGGCTTTGCGTGGCAAAAATGTCGATCAAGAAGCCATCGAGCGGGTGCGTAAAGCATTTCCCGTATTGTGGGATGATGAATAG